The Cucurbita pepo subsp. pepo cultivar mu-cu-16 unplaced genomic scaffold, ASM280686v2 Cp4.1_scaffold002890, whole genome shotgun sequence region CGATCGAAATTGTTTGCTTCTTGTATCATTTTCTTTGCTTAATGGTTGATTATATGGTGGCTTTCTATAGAAACAAACGGACTTCTCTCACGCTTTCGATGACGATAAACATCTTTTTGCTCGCAATCTTAGGCTCAACGATTCACCTGAATCTATTCTACGCTGGAATCAGTTATACTTCGCCTATAGTAACTACCACTTTCAGCAACATCATTCCGAGCTTGACATTTGTCATGGCCGTTCTGTTTCGGTACTGTATCTATTCTTTTtccatataaattaataaaaatattcataaattttttatcttgAAAGATTGGAGAGAGTGAATATCAAAACTGCGAGAGGTGGTGCTAAAGTGTTGGGGACGATTGTGTGCATTGGTGGTTCCTTTGTTTTCACGTTTTGGAAAGGACCATATGTAACCAAAGGCATGTTCAAGGAGCCACTCATAGACGTGTACAAGAATCAAGGCTCGGGACATAGCAGTGGCGAGGATTGGATAAAGGGCTCGGGTTTAATTCTTGTAAGTGAGGTTGCTTGGAGTGCATGGCTAATTTTACTGGTAAGTTCATTCAA contains the following coding sequences:
- the LOC111786816 gene encoding WAT1-related protein At5g07050-like, which produces MATAGVSMRKLYAPCAAMVLVYIAYGGSHILVKIASDKGLNPLVFIVYRHFIAFLVLAPFAYLIDRNKRTSLTLSMTINIFLLAILGSTIHLNLFYAGISYTSPIVTTTFSNIIPSLTFVMAVLFRLERVNIKTARGGAKVLGTIVCIGGSFVFTFWKGPYVTKGMFKEPLIDVYKNQGSGHSSGEDWIKGSGLILVSEVAWSAWLILLALVTRKYPAQLTITVLMCLFATAQSGFLALIFARDLEKWKLQWD